A single window of Eucalyptus grandis isolate ANBG69807.140 chromosome 1, ASM1654582v1, whole genome shotgun sequence DNA harbors:
- the LOC120286522 gene encoding uncharacterized protein LOC120286522: MGTGDPEAAALWILELENAFELLLCTEAEKVVLAAYQLRGIVATWWKTNRRIVFPEGVVPEWNVFLEVFNEKYFSNCAREVKIAEFQRLRQGAMSVDQYEAKFAELSQYAPELVQRPSDRARRFRDGFRPEVRSLLVPLDLKEYNDLYKRA, translated from the coding sequence ATGGGGACAGGAGACCCCGAAGCTGCAGCCTTATGGATCCTGGAGTTAGAGAATGCCTTCGAGTTACTGTTGTGCACTGAAGCAGAAAAGGTCGTCCTGGCAGCCTATCAATTGAGAGGGATCGTAGCTACATGGTGGAAGACTAACAGAAGGATAGTGTTCCCTGAAGGTGTGGTTCCAGAGTGGAATGTTTTTCTTGAAGTCTTCAATGAGAAGTATTTTTCTAACTGTGCTAGAGAGGTGAAGATAGCGGAGTTTCAGCGCCTTCGTCAAGGTGCCATGTCAGTTGATCAGTATGAAGCGAAGTTCGCCGAACTGTCGCAGTATGCCCCTGAGTTGGTTCAACGACCGTCAGACCGAGCTCGAAGGTTTAGAGATGGGTTCCGACCGGAGGTGAGGAGCTTGTTGGTACCACTAGATCTGAAGGAGTACAATGACCTCTACAAGCGGGCCTAG